The sequence CGTCGCCCTGCCCCGGGCGCAGGCCATGGCCGTGATCGAGCGGATCGAGTCGGTGACCGGCGACCTGGTGATCGCGGTGGAGGACGCCGCCCAGCAGGGCGAGGCGCGTGGCGCGCTGCGGGTGCAGCACGGCTTCGACTGGCCCTACCCGGAGGACGCGCAGCTGCTGGCCAAGGACGAGGTGCTGCCGCCGGAGGCCGTGCTGAAGGTCTTCCTGCGCGCGCCCGCCCTCGGCCAGGACGAGCTGCTCGCCCGCGCCCGGTCGGTCGTCGACCCGGCTGCTGCCGAGCTCACCCACGCCGGTCTCGGTTTCATCGAGGTCCTGCCGCCCGGCATCACGAAGGCCACCGGCCTGGCGATCGCGCTGGAGCGTCACGGGGTCGACTTCGGCGACGTCCTCGTCTTCGGCGACATGCCGAACGACCTCCCGATGCTGACCGCCGTCGCCGAGGCCGGTGGCCGGGCGGTCGCGGTCGCCAACGCCCACCCCGCGGTGCGCGCCGTCGCCGCCCACCTGACCAGCGGTCACCGCGCCGACGGGGTCGCCCGCTACCTGGAAGAGGTCCTCGGTGTCTGACTGGCGCCCCCGCCTGATCGCCAGCGACATGGACGGCACGCTGCTGCGCCGGGACGAGTCGGTGAGCGCGGCCACCGTCGCGGAGCTGGAGCGCTGGCGCGCCGACGGCGTGCCGCTGGTGCTCGCCACCGGCCGCCCCCCGCGCTGGATGCACGGCATCCGCGAGGTGCTCCGGTACGGCACCGCCGTCTGCTGCAACGGCGCGGTGCTGCTCGACCTCGAACCCATGGAGATCGTCGACGAGGCGCCGCTGGAGCCCGACGCCCTGCGGACGATCACCGCGGAGCTGCGCGCCCGCCGGCCGAGCATCTGGTTCGCCGTCGAGTACGGGTGGGAGTTCCGCCACGAGCCGGTCTACCGCCCGCGCTGGGACGTCGACGCCCCCGGCGTGGCCGCCGCGACGCTGGACGAGATGACCGTCGCCCCCGTGGCCAAGCTGCTGGCCCGGCACGAATCGATGACCCGCGACGCCTTCGTGCAGCTGGTGGACGAGGTCGTGGGGGACCGCGCCACGGTCACCAGCTCCTCGACCGACGCGCTGGCCGAGATCTCCGCACCTGGCGTCACCAAGGCCACCGGGCTGGCGAAGGTCGCCGCCCGGCACGGTGTGGGCCCCGAGGACGTGGTCGTGTTCGGCGACATGCCCAACGACATCGCCGCGTTCGAGTGGGTGCGTGACGGCGGCGGCCGCGCCGTCGCCATGGCCCACGCGCACCCCGATCTGCTCGCCGCCGCCACCGACGTCACCGGCGGCAACGACGACGACGGGGTCGCCGCCTTCCTCACCTCTCTGTAGCACTCGGCGGCGCCCGCGACCAGACCGGCGGTCACCCGGCGGGGCGACCGCCGGCCCGTGTCAGAGGTACTGGCCGCCCCCGGGCCGGAAGTCACCCTGGTGGCCGGGTGCGTGGCCGCCGGGGAGTGCCTTGCGGCGCATCTCCTCCAGCTGGGCGCGGGCGGCCATCTGCTGGGCGAACAGCGCCGTCTGGATGCCGTGGAAGACGCCCTCGAGCCAGCCGACCAGTTGCGCCTGCGCGATCCGCAGCTCGGCGTCCGACGGTGTCTCGCCCTCGCTGAAGGGCAGCGTGATGCGGGCCAGCTCCTCACGCAGCTCGGGGGCGAGCCCCTGCTCGAGCTCCCGGATCGAGGAGGCGTGGATGTCGCGCAGCCGGTTGCGGCTGGCGTCGTCCAGGGGAGCGGCCCGGACTTCCTCGAGAAGCTGCTTGATCATCGTGCCGATCCGCATGACCTTCGCGGGCTGCTCCACGAGCTCGCCGACGTTCATGCCGCCATCGCCGTCGCCGTCGTCGTCGGCCCCCTTGGGCATCGGGACGGTGCCGACCGGACGCCCGTCGGGACCCACCACGACCACCTGCTGGGGACGCTCGCTGCCGTTCTCCGGTGCCGTCATGCCCTCCATCCTGCCCCCCGCCGGGGACAGCGGGTCGCGGGGGCGTGACACCGGCACGCCCCGGAGGCGGGGCCGGGCGGGCCACTAGGGTGCGGCGCATGGCTACGGGGGAGGGCCGGCTGGACGTCGCGCGGGTGCGCGGCCTCTTCCCGGCGCTCTCCGACGGGTACGTGCACGCCGACGGGCCGGCCGGGTCGCTGGTGCCCGAGAACGTCGCCCACGCGGTCGGCTCGGTGATGCGCATGCCGGTGGCCGACCGAGGCGGGGTGTTCCCCGCATCGGGGCGGGCGGAGGCGCTGGTCGCCGGGGCCCGTGCGGCCGTCGCCGACCTCGTGGGCGGCCGGGCCGGCGGCGTCCTGCTCGGGCCCAGCACGACCACGCTGACCTACGGGATGGCCCGCGCGCTGGCCCGCACCTGGCGCCCCGGCGACGAGATCGTGCTCAGCCGGCTGGACCACGACGCGAACATCCGGCCGTGGGTGCAACTGGCCGCCACGGCCGGCGTGCAGGTGCGCTGGGCGGAGGTGGACATCGAGACCGGTGACCTGCCGGCGTGGCAGTACGCCGAGCTGCTGAACCGCCGGACCCGGCTGGTGGCCGTGACCGCCGCGAGCAACGCGCTGGGCACGCGGCCCGATGTCGCCGACATCGCCGCCCAGGCGCAGGCGGTCGGTGCGCTGGTCTACGTCGACGCCGTCCACGCCGCCCCGCACGTCTTCCTCGACAAGGCCTCACTGGGGGCGGACTTCCTGGCCGTCTCGGCCTACAAGTGGTGCGGGCCGCACGTCGCCGCCGTGGTGGCCGACCCCGACCTGCTGGAGCACCTCCGGCCGGACAAGCTGCTGCCCTCGTCGGACCGGGTGCCCGACCGGTTCGAGACCGGCGCGCCCCCCTACGAGCTCTACGCGGGGGTGAGCGCCGCCGTCGACCACCTGGCCGGGCTCTGCGCGGCCGGGGGCACGCGGCGTGACCGGCTGCGCGCCTCGATGGCCGCCGTGGCCCGGCACGAGGGCGACCTGTTCGACTGGCTGGACCAGGCGCTGCGCGCGATGCGGCACGTGCAGGTGCTCGGTGAACCGGAGCGGTGCACCCCTACCCTGTCGTTCACCGTCGCGCACATGCGCCCGCGCCAGGTCGCCGCGGAGCTGGCCCGGGCGGGCATCTGCGCGTGGGACGGCGACTTCTACGCCCGCGAGCTCTTCGACGCCCTGGGCGTGAACGAGACCGGGGGAGCGGTGCGCCTGGGCCTCATGCACTACAACACCGCCGACGAGGTCGGCCGGATCGTCGACGCCGTCGCCGGGCTGCGCCCCCGTTAGCCGCGGGATCCTCCCTCAGCGATCGGCGAGCAGCAGGACCTTGCCGACGTGTTCGCTGGCCTCGACGACCCGGTGGGCCTCGGCGGCCCGGGACATGGGCAGCCGCCGGTCGACGATCGGCCGCACGACTCCGCGCTCGACGTCGGGCCACACGTCGTGCCGCACGGCGGCGACGATGTCGGCCTTGCCGCCGGGGCCGGTCGCCGGCCGCGAGCGCAGCGCGGTGGCGTGCACCGAGCCGCGCTTGCGCAGCAGCGCGTTGATGTCGAGCTCCGCCCTGGCGCCCCCCTGCATGCCGATGATCACCAGCCGGCCGCCGTCGGCCAGGACGTCGACGTTGCGGGCCAGGTACTTCGCGCCCATGTTGTCGAGGACGACGTCGACGCCCCGGCCGTCGGTCGCCTCCCGCACCCGCTCGACGAAGTCCTCGTCGCGGTAGTTGACGGCAACCTCGGCGCCCAGCTCCCGGCAGACGTCGAGCTTCGCGGCGGTGCCCGCGGTGGTGAACACCCGGGCGCCGGCGCGGGCGGCCAGCTGGATCGCCATGGTGCCGATGCCGCTGGAGCCGCCGTGCACCAGGAAGGAGTCGCCGCGCTGGAGGCCGGCGAGCATGAAGACGTTCGACCAGACCGTGCAGGCCACCTCGGGCAGGGCGGCCGCGGTGGCCAGCTCCACGCCCGACGGCTTCGGCAGGACCTGGACGGCGGGAACGGCCACCCGCTCGGCGTAGCCGCCGCCGGCCAGCAGGGCGCACACCTCGTCGCCGACCGACCAGCTCGTGACGCCCTCGCCGACCTCGCTGACGACGCCGCTGCACTCCAGGCCCAGGACGACGCTGGCGCCCCTCGGCGGCGGGTAGAAGCCCTGCCGCTGCAGCAGGTCGGCGCGGTTCACCGCCGTGGCGACGACGTCGATGACCACCTCGCCGGGGCCGCAGACCGGATCGGGCACCTCGCCCCAGCCGAGCGCCTCGGGGCCACCGGGTTCGCTGATCGTCACCGCACGCATGCCCCGACCTTAGGCGCCCCGACGAATCGCGAAGCGATTCGTCGGGGCGGGCCGAAGGCCGGCTCCGGAGCAGCCCAGCGCCGCCCAGCCGCTCCGGTCCCTCACCGGAAGTGCGTTCAGGCGCGGGCCTTGAGGTCCTTGCGCAGGATCTTGCCGGCCGCGGACTTCGGCACCGTCTCGATGAACTCGACGAACCGGATCTTCTTGTGCGGGGCCACCTTCTCGGACATGTAGGCCATGACGGCGTCCTCGGTCAGCTCCGAGCCGGGGGCGCGGACGACGAAGGCCTTGGGCAGCTCCTCGCCGCTCTCCTTGTCCGGCACGCCGATGACCGCGGCGTCGGCGATCTCCGGGTGGTTGATCAGCACGGCCTCGAGCTCGGCCGGGGCCACCTGGTAGCCCTTGTACTTGATCAGCTCCTTGACCCGGTCGACGACGGTGTAGCAGCCGTTCTCGTCGACGACCGCGACGTCGCCGGTGTGCAGCCAGCCGTCGGCGTCGAGGGTGGCGGCGGTGGCATCGGGGTTGTTGAGGTAGCCCTTCATGACCTGCGGGCCGCGGACCCACAGCTCACCGCGCTCGCCCGGGGCGGCGTCCTCCCCGGTGCCCGGGTCGATCAGCCGGCACTCGGTGCTGGGGATGGCGAAGCCGACCGAGCCCTTGGGCACCTCGATGGAGACGCCCGGCGGCTGCGCGTCGACGTCGGGGGTGGTGTGCGAGACCGGGGACAGCTCGGTCATGCCGTAGCCCTGGGCCACGCTGACGCCGGTGTCGGCGCCCTTGCGCAGCCGTTCCTGGGCGGCCAGCGCCAGCTGCTCGTCCAGCGGGGCCGCGCCCGACAGGACCGAGGTCAGCGACGAGAGGTCGTACTGGTCGACCATCGGGTGCTTGGCCAGCGCCAGGACGATGGGCGGCGCGACGAACGCGCGGGTGATCTTGTAGTCCTGGATGGTGCGCAGGAAGTCCTCGAGGTCGAACCGGGGGAGGGTCACCACGGCGCCGCCCAGCGCCAGGCCCTGGTTCATCAGCACGGTCAGGCCGTAGATGTGGAAGAACGGCAGGACGGCGATGATCCGCTCGTCCGCACCCGTCCGGAGCAGCGGCAGGCACTGGGTCACGTTGGCCACCAGGTTGCGGTGGGTGAGCATGACGCCCTTGGGCAGCCCCGTGGTCCCGCTGGAGTAGGGCAGCGTGACCAGGTCGTTGGCCGGGTCGATGTCCACCTGGACCGACGGCGCGTCGGCGCCGAGCAGGTCGAACAGGTTGGCGTGGCCCTCGGCGCCGTCGAGCACGATGACCTCGTCGAGCGGCGACTTCTCCACGGCCGCGGTGGCGCGGTCCAGGAACAGCGAGATCGTGATGAGGATCTTCGCGCCGGAGTCCTTGAGCTGGAAGGCGATCTCGTCGGGCGTGTAGAGCGAGTTGATCGGGCTCATGACGCAGCCGGCGGCGGCGATGCCGTGGAACACCACCGGGAACCAGGGGGTGTTCGGGCAGAAGACGGCGACGACGTCGCCCTTGCGCAGGCCGCGGGCGTGCAGGTTGGCGGCCACCCGGTCGACGTACTGGGCCAGCTGGCCGTGGGTGATGACGTCACCCTTGAGGCCGTCGATCAGCGCCGGTGCATCGGGCTTCTCCCGGCCGGCCGCCAGGACGAACTCGGGGACGGAGACGTTCGGGATCTCGACGTCGGGATACGGGCTGGACAGCGCCACGGGTCGTTCCTCCTCGCAGGGTGTGTGGCGCCAGTCTCACACCCGCCGGGTCCCCGCTCACAAGGGGGTTACCGGCGGGTTCGCCCGATCAGCGGGGCCAGAGCACCGACTGCGTGCAGCGGAACAGCGCGATGGTCTTCCCGGTCGCGGCGTTGCTGACGACGGCGTCCCAGACCTGCGTCGTCCGCCCCGCGTGCACGTTGGTGGCCGTGCAGGCGATGCGGCCCTCGCGGGCGGTGCCGAGGTGGTTGCTCTTCAGCTCGATGGTGGTGAAGCCGGTCGACCCCTCGGGGAGCAGCGCGCGGGTGGGCAGGCCGCAGCTGGTGTCGGCCAGCGTGACGACCGTGCCGGCGTGCAGGTAGCCGTTCGGCGCGAGCAGCTCGGTGCGGATGTCCAGGTGCGAGGTCAGCGTCCCGGGCTCGTGGCTGTCGACGACGATCCCCAGCAGTCCCGGAAAGGTGCCCGGCAGCAGGGCGTTGAGCTCGTCGGCGGTCAGGAACCCGGTGGCGGACATGGCTGGAAACCTAGCGAGGCGCCCCCGCACCTCTCGCTGCGACCCCGCGGTGCGGACCGTGGTCGGGCACCGCCTGGCCTCCTGGCTCACCGCGCCGGTTCCTCGCTCACCGTCGACCCTGAGCCAGGAACCAGAACGATCAGGTGACCCTGATCATCAGGCGAGGCCGCGGACGGTGCGCACCGGCGGCCGGGTGCCCTGGATGGAGGCGACCATGTCCAGCGTCTGCCGGGTGGCGGCGACGTCGTGCACGCGGAACACGCGGGCGCCCAGCCAGGCGCTCACCGCGGTGGCCGCCAGGGTGCCGGTGAGCCGCTGCTCGAGCGGGACGTCGAGGGTCTCGCCGACGAAGTCCTTGTTCGACAGCGCGACCAGGACCGGCCACCCCGTGCCGACCAGCTCGCCCAGCCGCCGGGTCGCCTCCAGCGAGTGCCGGGTGTTCTTCCCGAAGTCGTGGCCCGGGTCGATCATCACCCGCTCGCGGTCCACCCCCGCGGTGACGGCGGCCTGGGCCAGCGCCGTCGTCCGCGTGACGATGTCGGCGACGACGTCGGCGTAGGTCACCCGGTGCGGCCGGGTGCGCGGCGGCAGCCCGCCGGCGTGCGTGCAGACGAGCCCGGCCCCCGCCTCGGCGGCCACCGCGGCCAGCGCCGGGTCCACCCCGCCCCAGGCGTCGTTCACGATGTCCGCGCCGGCGGCCAGCGCCTCCCGCGCCACCTCCGCCCGCCAGGTGTCGATGGAGATCGGCAGCGCCGGGTGCGCCGCCCGGATCGCGGCCACCAGGTCGACGGTCCGGCGCACCTCCTCGGCGGGGGAGACCTCCTCACCGGGCGCGGCCTTGACCCCGCCGACGTCGACCATGTCGGCGCCCTCGGCGACGACCCGGTCCACCCGCTCGACGGCGGCGGCCAGCTCGAAGGTGGCGCCGCGGTCGTAGAAGGAGTCCGGGGTGCGGTTGACGATCGCCATGACCACGAACCGTCCGTCGGGCACGTCGAGGGCCCCCAGTCGCAGCAACCCGCTCTCCGTCCCATCGTGGTGTGTGGTGG is a genomic window of Blastococcus sp. HT6-30 containing:
- a CDS encoding cysteine desulfurase-like protein; the protein is MATGEGRLDVARVRGLFPALSDGYVHADGPAGSLVPENVAHAVGSVMRMPVADRGGVFPASGRAEALVAGARAAVADLVGGRAGGVLLGPSTTTLTYGMARALARTWRPGDEIVLSRLDHDANIRPWVQLAATAGVQVRWAEVDIETGDLPAWQYAELLNRRTRLVAVTAASNALGTRPDVADIAAQAQAVGALVYVDAVHAAPHVFLDKASLGADFLAVSAYKWCGPHVAAVVADPDLLEHLRPDKLLPSSDRVPDRFETGAPPYELYAGVSAAVDHLAGLCAAGGTRRDRLRASMAAVARHEGDLFDWLDQALRAMRHVQVLGEPERCTPTLSFTVAHMRPRQVAAELARAGICAWDGDFYARELFDALGVNETGGAVRLGLMHYNTADEVGRIVDAVAGLRPR
- a CDS encoding PaaI family thioesterase: MSATGFLTADELNALLPGTFPGLLGIVVDSHEPGTLTSHLDIRTELLAPNGYLHAGTVVTLADTSCGLPTRALLPEGSTGFTTIELKSNHLGTAREGRIACTATNVHAGRTTQVWDAVVSNAATGKTIALFRCTQSVLWPR
- a CDS encoding bacterial proteasome activator family protein, which encodes MTAPENGSERPQQVVVVGPDGRPVGTVPMPKGADDDGDGDGGMNVGELVEQPAKVMRIGTMIKQLLEEVRAAPLDDASRNRLRDIHASSIRELEQGLAPELREELARITLPFSEGETPSDAELRIAQAQLVGWLEGVFHGIQTALFAQQMAARAQLEEMRRKALPGGHAPGHQGDFRPGGGQYL
- a CDS encoding 4-coumarate--CoA ligase family protein, with the translated sequence MALSSPYPDVEIPNVSVPEFVLAAGREKPDAPALIDGLKGDVITHGQLAQYVDRVAANLHARGLRKGDVVAVFCPNTPWFPVVFHGIAAAGCVMSPINSLYTPDEIAFQLKDSGAKILITISLFLDRATAAVEKSPLDEVIVLDGAEGHANLFDLLGADAPSVQVDIDPANDLVTLPYSSGTTGLPKGVMLTHRNLVANVTQCLPLLRTGADERIIAVLPFFHIYGLTVLMNQGLALGGAVVTLPRFDLEDFLRTIQDYKITRAFVAPPIVLALAKHPMVDQYDLSSLTSVLSGAAPLDEQLALAAQERLRKGADTGVSVAQGYGMTELSPVSHTTPDVDAQPPGVSIEVPKGSVGFAIPSTECRLIDPGTGEDAAPGERGELWVRGPQVMKGYLNNPDATAATLDADGWLHTGDVAVVDENGCYTVVDRVKELIKYKGYQVAPAELEAVLINHPEIADAAVIGVPDKESGEELPKAFVVRAPGSELTEDAVMAYMSEKVAPHKKIRFVEFIETVPKSAAGKILRKDLKARA
- a CDS encoding HAD family hydrolase, with the translated sequence MSDWRPRLIASDMDGTLLRRDESVSAATVAELERWRADGVPLVLATGRPPRWMHGIREVLRYGTAVCCNGAVLLDLEPMEIVDEAPLEPDALRTITAELRARRPSIWFAVEYGWEFRHEPVYRPRWDVDAPGVAAATLDEMTVAPVAKLLARHESMTRDAFVQLVDEVVGDRATVTSSSTDALAEISAPGVTKATGLAKVAARHGVGPEDVVVFGDMPNDIAAFEWVRDGGGRAVAMAHAHPDLLAAATDVTGGNDDDGVAAFLTSL
- a CDS encoding NAD(P)H-quinone oxidoreductase, producing MRAVTISEPGGPEALGWGEVPDPVCGPGEVVIDVVATAVNRADLLQRQGFYPPPRGASVVLGLECSGVVSEVGEGVTSWSVGDEVCALLAGGGYAERVAVPAVQVLPKPSGVELATAAALPEVACTVWSNVFMLAGLQRGDSFLVHGGSSGIGTMAIQLAARAGARVFTTAGTAAKLDVCRELGAEVAVNYRDEDFVERVREATDGRGVDVVLDNMGAKYLARNVDVLADGGRLVIIGMQGGARAELDINALLRKRGSVHATALRSRPATGPGGKADIVAAVRHDVWPDVERGVVRPIVDRRLPMSRAAEAHRVVEASEHVGKVLLLADR
- a CDS encoding HAD family hydrolase → MSARPPKALQAYGVLPGADQVVELGDLGPWRPKLVATDLDGTLLDAAGEVSPRTRAALAACWDAGIPVVGVTGRGPRLLDSVRAALDGRGVAVLAQGGFVVDLERDEVLRTVALPRAQAMAVIERIESVTGDLVIAVEDAAQQGEARGALRVQHGFDWPYPEDAQLLAKDEVLPPEAVLKVFLRAPALGQDELLARARSVVDPAAAELTHAGLGFIEVLPPGITKATGLAIALERHGVDFGDVLVFGDMPNDLPMLTAVAEAGGRAVAVANAHPAVRAVAAHLTSGHRADGVARYLEEVLGV
- the folP gene encoding dihydropteroate synthase, which encodes MLRLGALDVPDGRFVVMAIVNRTPDSFYDRGATFELAAAVERVDRVVAEGADMVDVGGVKAAPGEEVSPAEEVRRTVDLVAAIRAAHPALPISIDTWRAEVAREALAAGADIVNDAWGGVDPALAAVAAEAGAGLVCTHAGGLPPRTRPHRVTYADVVADIVTRTTALAQAAVTAGVDRERVMIDPGHDFGKNTRHSLEATRRLGELVGTGWPVLVALSNKDFVGETLDVPLEQRLTGTLAATAVSAWLGARVFRVHDVAATRQTLDMVASIQGTRPPVRTVRGLA